The Buttiauxella selenatireducens genome has a window encoding:
- the dpaL gene encoding diaminopropionate ammonia-lyase, producing the protein MSRFSIPMKIADNSRFNGESMALFSREPALQAKAFHQQLPGYQPTPLHSLSGFANQLGVANVWVKDESQRFGLNAFKMLGGAYAIARLYCEKYHLDIQHFSFEKCRNAKQEKMTFATTTDGNHGRGVAWAAKELGQHAVIYMPKGSSQERVDHITRLGAECIVTDMNYDDTVRLTMRTAAEHGWEVVQDTAWEGYTQIPTWIMQGYATLAVEAVEQMPQPPTHVFLQAGVGAMAAGVLGYLVDVYGAQALHSVTVEPERADCIYRSGCSGTLTAVAGEMNTIMAGLACGEPNPLGWPLLRNCSHQFISCDDRVAALGMRVLGNPLRGDAAIISGESGAVTMGVLAAVMFHPEKNSLMQRLGLNDQSRVLLISTEGDTDVQHYREVVWEGKHSISGCNNQEHQND; encoded by the coding sequence ATGTCTCGGTTTTCGATTCCGATGAAGATTGCTGATAATTCCCGGTTTAACGGCGAAAGCATGGCGCTGTTTTCCCGTGAGCCTGCCTTGCAGGCTAAGGCTTTTCATCAGCAACTGCCTGGTTATCAACCCACGCCCTTGCATTCGCTCAGTGGCTTTGCCAACCAGCTCGGCGTAGCGAATGTGTGGGTAAAAGACGAGTCCCAACGTTTCGGTTTGAACGCGTTCAAAATGCTAGGTGGAGCGTACGCCATCGCTCGCCTGTACTGCGAAAAATACCACCTCGACATTCAACACTTTTCTTTCGAAAAGTGCCGAAATGCCAAACAAGAAAAAATGACCTTTGCTACCACAACTGACGGTAACCACGGTCGTGGGGTGGCCTGGGCAGCAAAAGAGCTTGGCCAACATGCTGTGATTTACATGCCTAAAGGCTCTTCCCAGGAACGCGTCGATCACATCACCCGCCTGGGTGCTGAATGCATCGTCACTGACATGAACTATGACGATACGGTACGTCTGACTATGCGTACTGCTGCCGAACACGGCTGGGAAGTCGTGCAGGACACTGCATGGGAAGGTTACACGCAGATCCCAACCTGGATCATGCAAGGTTACGCCACGCTTGCCGTCGAAGCGGTAGAGCAAATGCCTCAGCCCCCCACACATGTCTTTTTGCAGGCCGGTGTCGGGGCTATGGCGGCTGGGGTATTAGGCTATCTGGTTGATGTGTATGGCGCGCAAGCGCTGCATAGCGTCACCGTAGAGCCCGAACGTGCCGATTGCATTTATCGTTCAGGATGTAGTGGAACCCTAACCGCGGTAGCCGGCGAAATGAACACCATTATGGCGGGACTGGCCTGTGGTGAGCCTAATCCACTAGGGTGGCCATTACTGCGTAACTGTTCGCACCAGTTCATCTCGTGCGACGACCGTGTCGCCGCTCTGGGCATGCGCGTTTTGGGTAATCCGCTTCGTGGTGATGCTGCAATCATCTCTGGAGAATCAGGCGCAGTCACTATGGGCGTTCTGGCTGCGGTGATGTTCCACCCAGAAAAAAATAGCCTCATGCAACGACTCGGTCTCAATGATCAATCCCGCGTTCTGCTGATAAGCACCGAAGGAGACACCGACGTTCAGCATTACCGGGAAGTCGTATGGGAAGGGAAACACAGTATCTCAGGTTGCAACAATCAGGAGCATCAAAATGACTAA
- the ygeW gene encoding knotted carbamoyltransferase YgeW: protein MNSIAGLIETINGLPSDLHSKDFLLTWEQKHSELQQVLSIAEALKAMRAENMATRVFQSGLGISVFRDNSTRTRFSYASALNLLGLAQQDLDEGKSQIAHGETVRETANMISFCADAIGIRDDMYLGAGNAYMREVGEALDDGFAQGVLPQRPALINLQCDIDHPTQSMADLAWLKEHFGGLDKLKGKKIAMTWAYSPSYGKPLSVPQGIIGLMTRFGMDVTLAHPEGYDLIPDVLDVARKNATESGGSFRQVSSMEEAFSGADIVYPKSWAPWQVMQTRTELLYANDEQGLKDLEKSCLQQNALHKDWHCTEELMKRTKGGKALYMHCLPADISGVSCEAGEVEESVFERYRIATYKEASWKPYIIAAMILARKYARPGDVLAQLLREAQPRIK, encoded by the coding sequence ATGAACTCAATTGCAGGGTTAATTGAAACAATTAATGGACTACCGTCAGATCTTCACAGTAAAGATTTTCTACTTACCTGGGAGCAGAAACACAGCGAATTGCAGCAGGTGCTGAGCATTGCTGAGGCGCTGAAGGCGATGCGGGCAGAAAATATGGCGACCCGCGTGTTTCAAAGTGGCCTGGGGATTTCCGTTTTCCGTGATAACTCCACCAGAACGCGTTTCTCTTATGCCTCGGCGCTGAATTTGCTAGGCCTGGCGCAGCAAGACCTGGATGAGGGCAAATCTCAAATTGCTCACGGTGAAACGGTACGTGAAACCGCCAATATGATCTCCTTCTGCGCTGATGCCATCGGCATTCGTGACGACATGTATCTTGGCGCAGGCAATGCCTATATGCGCGAAGTGGGTGAAGCGCTTGATGATGGCTTTGCACAAGGCGTGCTGCCGCAGCGTCCGGCGTTGATCAACCTGCAATGCGACATTGACCATCCTACTCAGTCAATGGCGGATCTTGCCTGGCTGAAAGAGCACTTTGGTGGGTTAGATAAGCTCAAAGGCAAGAAAATCGCGATGACATGGGCGTATTCGCCTAGCTACGGCAAACCACTTTCAGTTCCACAAGGCATTATTGGTTTGATGACCCGCTTCGGTATGGACGTCACCCTGGCTCACCCGGAAGGCTATGACCTGATACCCGATGTGCTGGACGTTGCGCGTAAGAACGCAACTGAAAGCGGTGGTAGCTTCCGCCAGGTGAGCTCCATGGAAGAAGCCTTTAGCGGTGCGGATATCGTTTATCCCAAATCCTGGGCGCCATGGCAGGTCATGCAGACACGCACCGAGCTTCTGTATGCCAATGATGAACAGGGTCTTAAAGACCTCGAAAAATCGTGCCTGCAACAAAACGCTCTGCACAAAGACTGGCACTGCACGGAAGAGCTAATGAAGCGTACGAAAGGGGGCAAGGCGCTGTATATGCACTGTCTGCCAGCAGACATTAGCGGCGTGTCCTGTGAGGCCGGCGAAGTAGAAGAAAGTGTGTTTGAACGCTATCGCATTGCCACTTACAAAGAGGCGAGCTGGAAGCCATACATCATCGCGGCCATGATTCTGGCAAGAAAATACGCACGCCCTGGTGACGTTCTGGCGCAACTGTTGCGTGAAGCACAGCCACGAATCAAATAA
- the hydA gene encoding dihydropyrimidinase, with protein MKCLIQGGTVVDEWGEYRQDLLLEDGKIARRESHITPDDDTEIIDASGCLVMPGGIDAHTHFNIDVGLARSCDDFFTGTRAAACGGTTTIIDHMGFGPKGCSLHHQLEKYHEYAAGKAVIDYAFHGVIQHIDADILSEMASMVVDEGISSFKIYLTYQYKLDDTAILKALSELKRVGALVTVHPENDAAIRYRVEQFVQEGKTQAIWHARSRPIACETEAISRVVHLAQLAGNAPLYIVHLSNGAGLDVLRAARHKGQPVWVETCPQYLLLDEDEYRQPDALKFILSPPLRDKAQQEQLWEGICDGAIDTVATDHCTFPYSQRVALSNGDFTRCPNGLPGVENRMSLMFTEGVATGRITPSRFVELCSSTPAKLFGLWPQKGSLQEGADADIVLFDPNRTGIVRHESLHDNVDYSPYEGMALRGIPVVTLSRGEVVWRDGVFTGYAGHGRFLHRKPFTTRNLK; from the coding sequence ATGAAATGCTTAATCCAGGGCGGGACCGTTGTAGATGAGTGGGGCGAGTATCGCCAGGATTTGCTGCTGGAAGATGGCAAGATAGCCAGGCGCGAAAGCCATATTACGCCTGACGATGACACAGAGATCATCGACGCCTCCGGTTGCCTGGTCATGCCCGGTGGCATAGACGCACATACCCATTTTAATATCGATGTCGGTCTTGCTCGCAGCTGCGATGATTTTTTTACCGGCACCCGCGCTGCCGCCTGCGGTGGGACCACAACCATTATCGATCACATGGGTTTTGGCCCCAAAGGTTGTAGCCTTCATCATCAACTGGAAAAGTACCACGAGTACGCGGCAGGAAAAGCCGTCATTGATTATGCTTTTCATGGCGTTATCCAGCATATCGACGCGGATATTCTCAGTGAAATGGCCTCGATGGTGGTGGATGAAGGCATCAGCAGCTTTAAAATTTATCTCACCTACCAGTACAAACTTGACGACACCGCCATCTTAAAAGCGCTCAGTGAACTGAAGCGCGTCGGTGCGCTGGTCACCGTTCATCCGGAAAATGATGCAGCCATTCGCTACCGTGTTGAGCAATTTGTGCAGGAAGGAAAAACACAAGCTATCTGGCACGCCCGTAGTCGGCCCATTGCCTGCGAAACGGAGGCCATTTCGCGAGTCGTTCATCTTGCGCAACTGGCAGGAAACGCGCCGCTTTATATTGTCCATCTGTCAAATGGCGCAGGGCTGGATGTATTGCGTGCTGCTCGCCATAAAGGGCAGCCTGTTTGGGTTGAAACCTGCCCACAATATCTCCTGCTGGACGAAGATGAATACCGCCAGCCGGATGCTCTGAAGTTTATTCTCAGCCCACCGCTGCGTGATAAAGCCCAGCAGGAACAGCTTTGGGAGGGGATTTGCGATGGAGCCATCGACACTGTCGCCACCGACCATTGCACCTTCCCATATTCCCAGCGTGTTGCGCTTTCCAACGGTGATTTCACTCGCTGTCCAAACGGTTTGCCCGGCGTTGAAAACCGTATGTCGCTGATGTTTACCGAGGGTGTTGCCACGGGTCGGATTACCCCGTCTCGTTTTGTCGAACTCTGTAGCAGCACCCCTGCCAAATTATTTGGCCTGTGGCCGCAAAAAGGCTCACTTCAGGAGGGCGCCGACGCGGACATCGTGTTGTTTGACCCGAACAGGACCGGCATCGTTCGCCATGAATCCCTGCACGACAACGTGGATTACTCACCCTATGAAGGAATGGCATTGCGCGGCATTCCTGTCGTGACACTGTCACGCGGTGAGGTAGTGTGGCGCGACGGCGTGTTCACAGGTTATGCGGGGCATGGACGTTTTTTACATCGTAAGCCATTTACCACAAGGAATTTAAAATGA
- a CDS encoding YgeY family selenium metabolism-linked hydrolase — translation MTKIPFSDIVAKAEHYKADMTRFLRDMIAIPSESCDEKRVVHRIKEEMEKVGFDKVEIDPMGNILGYIGHGPHLIAMDAHIDTVGIGNIKNWDFDPYKGMEDDEIIGGRGSSDQEGGMASMVYAGKIIKDLGLEGDYTLLVTGTVQEEDCDGLCWQYIIEQSKIRPEFVVSTEPTDCQIYRGQRGRMEIRVDVHGVSCHGSAPERGDNAIFKMGPILGELQELNNHLKYDDFLGKGTLTVSEIFFTSPSRCAVADSCAVSIDRRLTWGESWENALEEIRALPAVKAAKATVSMYNYERPAWTGLVYPTECYFPTWKVEEDHITVKTLSQAYQGLFNKDPVVDKWTFSTNGVSIMGRHGIPVIGFGPGKEPEAHAPNEKTWKAHLVTCAAMYAAIPLMYLAERKH, via the coding sequence ATGACTAAAATTCCATTCAGTGACATCGTCGCGAAAGCCGAACATTACAAAGCGGATATGACCCGTTTTTTGCGCGATATGATTGCTATCCCAAGTGAAAGTTGTGATGAAAAACGCGTCGTTCACCGCATTAAAGAAGAAATGGAAAAGGTGGGCTTCGACAAAGTTGAAATTGACCCAATGGGCAATATTCTCGGTTATATCGGCCATGGGCCACACTTGATTGCCATGGATGCGCACATCGACACCGTTGGTATCGGCAATATCAAAAACTGGGACTTCGATCCGTACAAAGGGATGGAAGATGACGAAATTATCGGCGGTAGAGGTTCGTCTGACCAGGAAGGTGGAATGGCGTCCATGGTTTACGCCGGGAAAATCATTAAAGATCTGGGGCTGGAAGGCGACTACACCCTGTTGGTCACCGGGACCGTTCAGGAGGAAGACTGCGACGGTTTGTGCTGGCAGTACATTATTGAACAATCGAAAATTCGCCCGGAATTTGTCGTCAGTACCGAACCGACAGACTGCCAGATTTACCGTGGGCAACGCGGACGCATGGAGATTCGTGTTGATGTGCACGGGGTGAGCTGCCATGGTTCCGCACCAGAGCGTGGCGACAACGCTATCTTCAAAATGGGGCCGATTCTTGGCGAGTTGCAGGAACTGAATAACCACCTTAAATACGACGACTTCCTCGGCAAAGGTACGCTCACGGTTTCAGAAATATTTTTCACCTCGCCAAGCCGTTGCGCCGTTGCAGACAGCTGCGCCGTGTCCATTGACCGCCGCCTGACCTGGGGCGAAAGCTGGGAAAACGCGTTAGAAGAGATCCGCGCTCTGCCCGCCGTGAAGGCCGCGAAAGCCACCGTTAGCATGTACAACTACGAACGCCCGGCATGGACTGGCCTTGTCTATCCTACCGAATGCTATTTCCCAACCTGGAAAGTGGAAGAAGACCATATTACGGTCAAAACCCTCAGCCAGGCCTATCAGGGATTGTTCAATAAAGATCCTGTGGTAGATAAATGGACCTTCTCGACGAATGGCGTTTCTATTATGGGCCGCCACGGTATTCCGGTTATTGGCTTCGGTCCAGGCAAAGAGCCAGAAGCGCATGCCCCGAATGAAAAAACCTGGAAAGCCCACCTGGTGACTTGTGCTGCCATGTACGCCGCGATTCCTCTGATGTATCTGGCCGAGCGTAAGCATTAA